The segment CTTTCCAATCTCCGTAACACTTTGGTAATAAAAATCGTTAAGTTCAACGAGGCTAACAATGAGGCAATCCTCAATAATTGCAGAATCCTCTTATATGCACGTCCGCTGATATTGATACAGCATATCACAGTAAGGAACACCGTGATGACAAAATTAGATGTTATCGACAAAATCACAGCGTATATTGCGTACTCAGCAGACCCGCCGACATAATCGCTTACTTGAATAAATTTTTGCCAGTCCCTGATCACCTCATCAAGATACCTGTACGGGGAagagtttttcaataccGTAGATACATAAACGGGGACTCTTTCACAGCAGAAACTCCTAAATGTAATAGTATCTGCGTACACTGCGGAGTTCTCATAAAGGGGCAATTGTATTAACACCCCTGAACCTAGATCCATGGGATGGCAACTGTTGTAAGCAGTCGATTCCTCTGGACCATGTCTCCACAAGTTCATATTTGCAAAATTGTCCATCCATCGAGCGCCTTCCTCCTTCTGTGCTACTAAAAACAATAGCTTAAAATGACCGATTAGGTGGACacacaaaagaaaagaatttgaaagtACACTGAGCCTGTGGTGCCagtttttttatcttccttGTGGCTAAACAATGTGCGTTGTTCTTGAAAGTATTTATCTTCACTCGCCGATAGAACGGGTTGCATCTCCTCTTTCAATAActgctatttttttgttcgGGCAGTATCAGAATTAACAGGATCAAACTTCGTTTATGTCACGTAGAAAGTAAGTAGCTAAAAATAGCTAAAGGGACATCTGGAAGATTTGTAAGAGTTAAAGAGCTGTGCACCCAAAGCTATTGTAATTAGCATGCAGAACGATCAACAGAGGTTCTCCCTGCAAAATAGGACGGTACTGACGCATCCATACAAAAGGCTAGGAGGGGCATTTACGGTGAAATCACCGTCTGTTCCCAACTTTCATGATAGAATGCATTCTGATCATAGTTCCAGCGACTCAGCACTGGTAAATGGGAACACTAGAGGGAATGATCATCGTTCTGTTGAACCGAGTTGTTTGGGCCAAGTTTCCCCGTCTGAACATGATGGAAACTTAAGCGTTATTGACTTATATGGGGACGAAGTGGAGTCTCAACGTGCCGAAGTAGAGGATGATGACAACTACgacaataatgataacGAAGATCTGGAGGAGGTGCACAGCGATGACCTCGATTTGGTCCCTGATGAAGGCAATCGTCAACGTGTAGACGGTGCTACTAATGCCACAAGTGCGAATTCTAATGGTGTCAAAAATACGCATTTTGATCGGTACGGGTTCAAGAAACAGAATAATTACATATCTGAAGCAGAATACGATAAGTGGTGGGTGGAATACTCGCAGTATTGTGTTCGTCGTAAACACAAGTGGCAACTGCTGTTAGAGAAAAGTGGGTTGCCAGTGACGGATGACTCTCCTTCACGATTTCCGTCGAAGAGTGAACGGCTAAAACGATATGTTAGAAAGGGCATTCCAGCGGAATGGAGAGGAAATGCGTGGTGGCATTTCGCTAGAGGGCAAGAGAAGTTaaacaagaacaaaggCGTCTATTCACAACTTCTGCAAAAGATGAAGCAAATCAAGAAGCAAAACCCCAATGAAAAACAAGTTCAAGACTTAGATATTATTGAACGTGACTTGAATAGAACTTTTCCGGACAATTTACATTTTCAAAGTGGCTCGCATAACAAAGAGGGGCCTCCAATTATAAAATCTTTGCGCCGAGTGCTTGTTGCGTTCTCACTTTACAACCCGAAGATTGGTTATTGTCAGTCTATGAACTTTCTAGCAGGCttgctattgttatttttagaCGAGGAAAGAGCCTTTTGGATGCTAGTTATTATTACTTCAAGATATCTACCGGGGGTGCATAATATTAATTTGGAAGGTGTTAACATTGACCAAGGGGTACTGATGCTATGTGttaaagaatatattccAGAAGTTTGGTCGTACATTAAGCCTTCCATTGACCaccaccaaaaaaataacaaaacTTTCTCTCCGTCCAATAGCAAAGTTCTATTCAATATGCAAAAGAATGAGTTTTTGTATAGGCTTCCCCCAATCACCTTGTGTACTGCGAGCTGGTTTATGAGTTGTTTTGTGGGTGTGGTACCGATAGAGACCACACTTAGAATATGGGATTGTCTGTTTTACGAGGAATCgcattttttgttcaaagtTTCGTTGGCTGTCTTAAAAATGAGTGAGCATGAGCTTTCGAAAATAAAACCCCGTAACAATTCGTTGAACTATTCTTGGGGAACTAATTTGAACCAGAGAGGCGGGTCAATGGGTCAAGAAGATAGCGAtatggaaatttttcaggTCATACAGACATTCCCTAAGACATTATTGAATccaaatgaaatttttgagaaaatcatttttaaaagaagattCAATTTAAATAGGTTAGATCAGGATGAAATAGACAGATGTCGAAAATTTGTTGCCGCTCAACGTCTCAAATTCAAGACATATGGCGAACTTCTTGGAAATTCAACATCAGAGTCAGATTTACCAAttaataacaacaacaatacaGATAATAAGGGTATCCACATAACGAGCGATGCAGTCAATGAAGCATTATCTTCAGAGGTATATGGATTTAAAAAGAGCCTAGCTGGAGTTCATTGGAATAATAGCATCAAGGAGAAAGTTAAGCAgatgagaaagaaaaaggacaGGAATGACTAACTCTGCCTCctgttttttgtttttgcaTGAACAAATATGTGATACTTAACTAGCATATaaacatatacatatacatagacttgtattttttttgagcatcaatatttcaaagaattttgtttgacattttttccttgttattattttggcaATTTTTCATGATGCACTCTAACAGCgaggtgaaaaatttattaaagaTGAGGTAATCTTATAAATTGTAGAAATCAGGATATCACATAAAAAAGTAGACTCAATCAAGGGAAACATGAATGGGATATTTGCTATTGAGAAACCTAGTGGTATAACATCTAATCAGTTTATGCTAAAGTTGCAGCATGCTTTAACTAAAAGTCAAGTATTCTCgaaagaaattcaaaggGCAACAGCAGAAAGAAAGCAGCAATATGAAAAAGAGACAGGTAAGAAGGCCAGCAAGAGAAAACTGCGTAAAGTCTCGAAGGTAAAGATGGGACATGGAGGGACTCTGGATCCGTTAGCTTCTGGCGTCCTCGTAATTGGTATTGGAACGGGTACCAAAAAGCTGGCAAATTATCTTTCAGGCACCATCAAAGTTTATGAAAGTGAAGCCTTATTTGGTGTTTCCACTACTTCAGGAGATGTAGAAGGTGAAATTCTGTCTCAGAGCTCCGTTAGGCATTTGAATTTCGATGATTTAAAGACTGTGGaggaaaaatttgttggaCAACTAAAGCAGACGCCGCCAATATACGCAGCTTTGAAGATGGATGGTAAACCCCTGCATGAATATGCTCGGGAAGGAAAACCTTTACCCAGGGCCATTGAGCCCAGACAGGTTACTATTTATGACTTGAAGGTGTTCCCAGACTCTCTTAAACGTGATCATGACTATCCCTTATTGAGGCCCACTACAGAGGAAGCTGTTGATACCGTAAAAAACCTGAACGCAAACATGCTAAACGATGTCTtatacttttcaaaagaatatacTGAGAAGCACGGCCTGGATTCTGAAGTGGCGAAAGTGGAAGAACCATTCCCACTGAGTGAGCAAGAGGAGCAGGAGATCcagaaagaaggaaattcCTATAGGGCTCCAAAATTGCACTTCAAAGCTAATGTATCTTCTGGAACATATATTAGATCCTTAGTAAGTGACATTGGTAAATCTATGAGGAGCTCATGTTACATGGTAAAATTGATACGTTTGCAACAGCAGGACTGGTCTCTTGAGAGAAATAATGTGTTCCAACTAAGGGATTTTACTGACAGAGACGAAAAGGTGTGGAGCAAGGTATTGGAAAAGGTTCTAGACGAAGGAGCAACTGTTG is part of the Saccharomyces paradoxus chromosome XIV, complete sequence genome and harbors:
- the MSB3 gene encoding Rab GTPase-activating protein MSB3 (Rab GTPase-activating protein~similar to YNL293W), with amino-acid sequence MQNDQQRFSLQNRTVLTHPYKRLGGAFTVKSPSVPNFHDRMHSDHSSSDSALVNGNTRGNDHRSVEPSCLGQVSPSEHDGNLSVIDLYGDEVESQRAEVEDDDNYDNNDNEDLEEVHSDDLDLVPDEGNRQRVDGATNATSANSNGVKNTHFDRYGFKKQNNYISEAEYDKWWVEYSQYCVRRKHKWQLLLEKSGLPVTDDSPSRFPSKSERLKRYVRKGIPAEWRGNAWWHFARGQEKLNKNKGVYSQLLQKMKQIKKQNPNEKQVQDLDIIERDLNRTFPDNLHFQSGSHNKEGPPIIKSLRRVLVAFSLYNPKIGYCQSMNFLAGLLLLFLDEERAFWMLVIITSRYLPGVHNINLEGVNIDQGVLMLCVKEYIPEVWSYIKPSIDHHQKNNKTFSPSNSKVLFNMQKNEFLYRLPPITLCTASWFMSCFVGVVPIETTLRIWDCLFYEESHFLFKVSLAVLKMSEHELSKIKPRNNSLNYSWGTNLNQRGGSMGQEDSDMEIFQVIQTFPKTLLNPNEIFEKIIFKRRFNLNRLDQDEIDRCRKFVAAQRLKFKTYGELLGNSTSESDLPINNNNNTDNKGIHITSDAVNEALSSEVYGFKKSLAGVHWNNSIKEKVKQMRKKKDRND
- the PUS4 gene encoding pseudouridine synthase PUS4 (Pseudouridine synthase~similar to YNL292W) yields the protein MNGIFAIEKPSGITSNQFMLKLQHALTKSQVFSKEIQRATAERKQQYEKETGKKASKRKLRKVSKVKMGHGGTLDPLASGVLVIGIGTGTKKLANYLSGTIKVYESEALFGVSTTSGDVEGEILSQSSVRHLNFDDLKTVEEKFVGQLKQTPPIYAALKMDGKPLHEYAREGKPLPRAIEPRQVTIYDLKVFPDSLKRDHDYPLLRPTTEEAVDTVKNLNANMLNDVLYFSKEYTEKHGLDSEVAKVEEPFPLSEQEEQEIQKEGNSYRAPKLHFKANVSSGTYIRSLVSDIGKSMRSSCYMVKLIRLQQQDWSLERNNVFQLRDFTDRDEKVWSKVLEKVLDEGATVDVIEELKKAEKEVPSDVKESTIPDDQSGNGASTESTETANVEEQHNALKRKIEQVQER